The Collimonas sp. PA-H2 genome contains a region encoding:
- a CDS encoding tetratricopeptide repeat protein translates to MKILTKSLLLLLLAFGGSPLAYAQEDNWGTLNNEAVALSQQGKFAAAVVAEKAALQIIQGTATSLPLDVAGIMSNLAWLYSAQKQYALAESFLKRTLAIKESILGQDHQDIANTLSQLAMVYRQTGREENAEHVEKRAAAILALKPH, encoded by the coding sequence ATGAAAATACTGACGAAATCATTGCTGTTGCTTCTGCTGGCATTTGGCGGAAGTCCGCTGGCATATGCACAAGAAGATAACTGGGGAACTTTGAATAACGAAGCCGTGGCACTGAGCCAGCAAGGGAAATTTGCTGCAGCCGTCGTTGCAGAGAAGGCAGCTCTCCAGATTATCCAGGGAACAGCCACCTCACTACCTCTGGACGTCGCAGGAATAATGAGTAATCTTGCGTGGCTATATTCCGCCCAAAAACAATACGCGCTGGCAGAGTCATTTCTCAAGCGTACGCTGGCGATAAAGGAGAGCATACTTGGTCAAGATCACCAGGACATCGCCAATACACTCAGCCAGCTGGCCATGGTATACCGTCAAACCGGACGAGAGGAAAATGCTGAACACGTCGAAAAACGTGCTGCAGCTATTCTTGCATTAAAACCCCATTGA
- a CDS encoding class I SAM-dependent methyltransferase — protein sequence MKTGEPKIPTENNELAEYFHGNQGRYMRKWQHYFEAYEWHFQRFKGKPLHLLEIGCYHGGSLQMWRHYFGSQIHVHGVDIDVRCKQLEEAGVSIYIGDQGDDNFLSQLVSQLPPLDIIIDDGGHFMHQQIKSFDVLFPHLKDGGVYVCEDLHTSYWASHGGGYRKRDTFIEMSKDLIDQLNAWHSKDAESFAVNEQTRHMHSLHFYDSMLVIEKRERTRPTEHESGKRVFDSDPTGEPYTKRV from the coding sequence TTGAAGACTGGAGAACCTAAAATTCCTACTGAAAACAATGAATTGGCCGAATATTTCCACGGCAATCAAGGACGCTACATGCGGAAGTGGCAGCATTATTTCGAAGCGTACGAATGGCATTTCCAGCGTTTCAAAGGGAAGCCGCTTCATCTCCTCGAAATTGGCTGCTATCACGGTGGGTCCCTGCAAATGTGGCGACACTATTTTGGTTCGCAGATTCATGTACATGGAGTCGACATCGATGTGCGATGCAAGCAATTGGAGGAAGCTGGTGTATCTATCTATATTGGCGACCAAGGCGACGACAATTTCCTGAGCCAGCTTGTCTCGCAATTACCTCCACTCGACATTATTATCGACGATGGCGGGCATTTCATGCATCAGCAAATAAAGTCCTTTGACGTGTTGTTTCCACATCTCAAAGATGGCGGCGTATATGTATGTGAAGATCTGCATACCAGCTACTGGGCCAGCCATGGCGGTGGCTACCGCAAGCGGGATACTTTCATAGAAATGTCAAAAGATTTAATCGACCAGCTCAATGCATGGCATTCAAAAGATGCGGAAAGTTTCGCGGTCAATGAGCAAACTCGACATATGCATTCACTACATTTTTACGATAGCATGCTGGTCATCGAAAAACGCGAGCGGACACGTCCTACTGAACATGAATCGGGAAAACGTGTCTTCGACTCGGATCCTACTGGGGAACCTTATACCAAGAGGGTGTAA
- a CDS encoding glycosyltransferase yields the protein MPKVSVVIPTFNAHLHIQATLNSILTQQDVDFEVLILDDASTDNTLDLVRAVGDKRVKIHRHENNQGRIINVNRAFDLARGEYIARLDHDDLAAPERMLQQTRFLDEHHDIMVVGSQIRHFGLEEGCSNFPLDDGRIKARFVSGNAYLANPSAMFRRAFVQKHALRYDPNLYITDDLGFWFDCLLLGARFANLPSVLTSYRIHGGMTSFNLNTDLLYRGKERLYARMLPAFFPQLSGHDIRHLMPLYKLKFDTPLDFESLSALHRAAAVALREVDQRWGLDVEETKTCLVSLLNQRRAEWTRANYLDVKDIAALDRLFYQELK from the coding sequence ATGCCGAAAGTATCAGTAGTCATACCGACATTCAATGCTCATCTTCACATTCAGGCGACCTTAAATTCAATACTCACGCAGCAAGATGTCGATTTCGAAGTATTGATACTAGATGATGCAAGTACCGATAACACGCTTGATTTAGTCCGAGCCGTTGGAGATAAGCGAGTCAAAATTCATCGTCATGAAAATAATCAGGGCCGCATAATCAATGTCAATCGCGCTTTCGACTTAGCCCGCGGTGAGTATATCGCGCGCCTGGATCACGACGATCTTGCGGCCCCGGAACGCATGCTCCAGCAAACAAGGTTTCTTGACGAACATCATGACATCATGGTTGTCGGCAGTCAGATCCGGCATTTTGGGCTCGAAGAAGGATGCAGTAATTTCCCGCTTGATGATGGGCGTATCAAAGCACGCTTCGTCAGCGGCAATGCATATCTTGCCAATCCCAGTGCCATGTTTCGCCGCGCTTTCGTCCAAAAACATGCCCTCAGATACGACCCTAACCTTTATATAACAGACGACCTGGGTTTTTGGTTTGATTGTCTGCTGCTGGGAGCACGGTTTGCCAATTTACCTAGTGTATTGACCTCATACCGTATTCATGGCGGCATGACTTCATTCAATCTGAATACGGATCTCCTATATCGAGGAAAAGAACGGCTGTACGCGCGCATGTTGCCCGCCTTCTTCCCTCAGCTTAGCGGGCATGATATACGTCATCTGATGCCGCTGTACAAGTTAAAATTCGATACTCCACTCGACTTTGAGTCATTGAGTGCATTACATCGAGCCGCAGCGGTTGCGTTACGCGAAGTTGACCAGCGCTGGGGATTGGACGTTGAAGAAACTAAGACTTGCCTAGTATCATTGCTGAACCAACGGCGTGCCGAATGGACTCGTGCCAATTATCTGGATGTCAAGGATATAGCTGCTCTAGACCGTTTGTTTTATCAAGAGCTAAAGTGA